The proteins below are encoded in one region of Ignavibacteriota bacterium:
- a CDS encoding adenylosuccinate lyase has translation MIARYTRPEMGALWTDDAKFRTWLDVEIYACEAQAELGLVPREAIPVIRQRAAFTVERINELERTLNHDVIAFLTNVAENVGENSRFIHLGMTSSDVVDTSLSSLTRRAGLLLRDGLAGLLPVLAARAREHKDSVMIGRTHGIHAEPMTFGLKLALWHEEVKRDLARLDRAIEAVSVGKISGAVGTYAHIDPFVERYVCEKMSLVPAPISTQILQRDRHAEFLSTLAIIAGSLEKFATEIRHLQKTEVLEAEEYFAAGQKGSSAMPHKRNPITCERVAGLSRVMRGYALAGFEDQSLWHERDITHSSVERVILPDATITLDYMIEKMRGILEKMFIYPDNMMRNLTSTHGLIFSQQALLALTRKGMLREDAYRIVQDAAMRVWRERVELRDLLAADPSVTALLTEAELDACFDVQAGLRHVDTIFERLGI, from the coding sequence ATGATCGCACGTTACACGCGCCCCGAGATGGGCGCGCTCTGGACTGACGACGCAAAATTCCGCACATGGCTCGACGTGGAAATCTATGCCTGCGAGGCGCAGGCCGAACTCGGCCTTGTCCCGCGCGAGGCGATTCCCGTGATCCGCCAGCGGGCCGCCTTCACCGTCGAACGCATCAACGAACTCGAGCGCACCCTCAATCACGACGTCATCGCATTCCTGACCAACGTCGCGGAAAACGTCGGCGAGAATTCGCGTTTCATCCATCTTGGCATGACATCGTCGGATGTTGTCGACACCTCGTTGAGTTCCCTGACGCGGCGCGCGGGACTGCTCCTGCGCGACGGACTCGCCGGTCTGCTGCCCGTGCTCGCGGCGCGGGCGCGTGAACACAAGGATTCGGTGATGATCGGGCGCACACACGGCATTCACGCCGAGCCCATGACATTCGGCCTCAAGCTCGCCCTCTGGCACGAGGAAGTGAAGCGCGATCTTGCGCGGCTCGACCGGGCCATCGAGGCGGTTTCGGTGGGCAAGATCTCGGGCGCTGTCGGCACGTATGCGCACATCGATCCCTTCGTCGAACGATACGTCTGCGAGAAGATGTCGCTGGTCCCGGCGCCCATCTCGACGCAGATCCTTCAGCGCGACCGGCATGCGGAATTTCTTTCGACGCTGGCCATCATCGCCGGATCACTCGAAAAGTTCGCCACCGAGATCCGACACCTGCAGAAGACCGAGGTGCTGGAGGCGGAGGAGTATTTCGCCGCGGGACAGAAGGGCAGTAGCGCGATGCCGCACAAGCGCAATCCCATCACCTGCGAACGTGTTGCGGGTTTGTCACGTGTCATGCGCGGATACGCTCTGGCCGGCTTCGAGGATCAGTCGCTCTGGCACGAACGCGATATCACGCATTCGTCCGTGGAACGTGTCATCCTCCCCGACGCAACGATCACGCTCGACTACATGATCGAAAAGATGCGCGGCATACTCGAGAAAATGTTCATCTATCCCGACAACATGATGCGCAATCTCACATCCACACACGGGCTTATCTTTTCGCAGCAGGCATTGCTCGCACTGACACGCAAGGGCATGCTGCGCGAGGACGCCTACCGTATCGTACAGGACGCCGCCATGCGCGTCTGGCGGGAGAGGGTGGAGCTGCGCGACCTCCTCGCCGCGGATCCGTCCGTGACGGCTCTCCTCACCGAGGCAGAACTCGACGCCTGCTTCGACGTGCAGGCCGGCCTGCGCCATGTGGACACGATTTTCGAGCGGCTTGGAATATGA
- a CDS encoding L-lysine 6-transaminase, with protein sequence MIHSNQADAPDIRTAPASYIAPSDVHNSLRRHLLVDGFDIVVDLQNSSGSRIRDAVTGREYLDFFTFFASSPVGLNHPAMLTEAFRDEILHAAINKPSNSDVYTVEMASFVDTFSRVAIPQALQHAFFVEGGALAVENALKTAFDWKVQKNFARGITDERGHMILHFLQAFHGRSGYTMSLTNTDPTKIRHYPKFRDWPRVSNPAIRFPLENENLTAVIELEKQSLSQIKAAFTAHPRDIAAIIIEPIQGEGGDNHFRPEFLQALRVLADENEALLIFDEVQTGIGITGRMWAHEYFVEPDILVFGKKMQVCGILAGKRIDEVPTNVFRVSSRINSTWGGNLVDMVRARKYLEIIESDRLVENADTCGRYLLGRLHELQAEFPQYLSNARGRGLFCAIDFATPDMRDAVRNDCYNRGLIILGCGESALRFRPALNIDAATLDEGLDILRSSIATLG encoded by the coding sequence ATGATTCATTCCAACCAGGCCGACGCGCCTGACATCCGCACCGCTCCCGCTTCTTACATCGCGCCGTCCGACGTCCACAACAGCCTTCGTCGCCATCTGCTTGTCGACGGCTTCGACATTGTGGTCGATTTACAGAACAGCTCCGGCTCGCGCATCCGCGACGCCGTGACAGGGCGCGAGTACCTCGACTTTTTCACGTTTTTTGCCTCGTCGCCCGTGGGGCTGAACCACCCCGCCATGCTCACCGAGGCCTTCCGCGATGAGATACTTCACGCGGCGATAAACAAGCCGTCCAACTCCGACGTGTACACCGTCGAGATGGCGAGCTTTGTGGACACCTTCTCGCGTGTCGCGATTCCACAGGCACTGCAGCACGCGTTTTTTGTTGAAGGCGGCGCGCTCGCTGTGGAAAACGCGCTGAAGACCGCCTTCGACTGGAAGGTGCAGAAGAACTTTGCGCGCGGCATCACCGATGAGCGCGGTCATATGATTCTGCATTTCCTGCAGGCCTTCCATGGCCGTTCGGGATACACGATGTCGCTCACAAACACGGATCCGACGAAGATCCGGCATTATCCGAAGTTCCGTGACTGGCCGCGCGTGTCGAATCCGGCCATACGATTTCCGCTGGAGAACGAGAACCTGACCGCCGTCATCGAACTCGAGAAGCAGTCGCTTTCGCAGATCAAAGCCGCGTTCACCGCGCATCCCCGCGACATCGCGGCCATCATCATCGAACCCATACAGGGCGAAGGCGGCGATAATCACTTCCGGCCGGAATTCCTTCAGGCCCTGCGCGTGCTCGCCGACGAGAACGAGGCCTTGCTCATCTTCGACGAAGTGCAGACGGGCATCGGCATCACGGGCCGCATGTGGGCGCACGAGTATTTTGTCGAACCCGACATTCTGGTGTTCGGCAAGAAGATGCAGGTCTGCGGCATCCTCGCGGGGAAGCGTATCGACGAAGTGCCGACCAACGTGTTCCGCGTATCGAGCCGCATCAATTCCACCTGGGGCGGAAATCTCGTTGACATGGTGCGCGCGCGCAAGTATCTCGAGATTATCGAGAGCGACCGGCTCGTGGAGAATGCCGACACCTGCGGGCGCTATCTGCTCGGCCGTCTGCACGAACTGCAGGCGGAATTCCCGCAGTATCTGTCGAACGCCCGCGGACGCGGCCTGTTCTGCGCCATCGACTTCGCGACCCCTGACATGCGCGATGCGGTGCGTAACGACTGTTACAACCGCGGTCTCATCATTCTGGGCTGCGGCGAGAGCGCGTTGCGCTTCAGGCCCGCGCTGAATATCGACGCGGCGACTCTCGACGAGGGCCTCGACATTCTCCGGTCCTCGATCGCGACACTCGGCTGA
- a CDS encoding trypsin-like peptidase domain-containing protein — translation MINTRMAPLTALLFFSVTALACAQMARRGDTAPSHEISGTTDRALAAGVDDSRRNALTRAIETCSPAVVGINVTEVREYRQQDPFWRFFYGDRVYRENVPSLGSGFLISSDGYIVTNDHVAGSADQITVTLTNGEKRPAKLIGTDPVTDVCLIKIQDASDLPYLRLGNSDDVIVGEWAIAFGNPFGLFSSSAKPTVTVGVISATHVYLEQREGRVYRNMLQTDAAINSGNSGGPLVNGLGEVIGINTVIYTPNQGSVGLGFALPINRVKEIVEILRKDGKVNREFYPGFRVQPVNSAVARAYKLDRVEGVIVTDIDRRGAAQAAGLEVADIIVRANDEPVMAIDNLEGLVRYSKVGDVIRLQVLRDRKQLSIDLELKAK, via the coding sequence ATGATCAACACACGAATGGCGCCCCTGACGGCGCTGCTCTTTTTCAGCGTCACCGCACTTGCGTGCGCGCAGATGGCGCGGCGCGGCGACACAGCACCTTCACACGAAATCAGCGGTACAACGGACCGTGCGCTTGCCGCAGGTGTGGACGATTCGCGACGCAACGCGCTGACCCGCGCGATAGAGACATGCAGCCCCGCGGTTGTGGGCATCAACGTCACAGAAGTGCGCGAGTATCGTCAGCAGGATCCATTCTGGCGCTTCTTCTACGGCGACCGCGTGTACCGCGAAAACGTCCCGTCGCTCGGTAGCGGCTTTCTGATCTCCAGCGATGGATACATTGTGACGAACGACCATGTGGCAGGGAGTGCCGATCAAATCACGGTGACGCTGACAAACGGGGAGAAACGTCCCGCGAAGCTCATCGGCACGGATCCGGTCACAGATGTGTGCCTGATCAAGATACAGGACGCCTCGGATCTGCCATACCTGCGTCTCGGCAATTCGGACGATGTGATAGTGGGCGAATGGGCGATCGCCTTCGGGAATCCTTTCGGCCTCTTTTCCTCGAGCGCGAAACCGACAGTGACCGTCGGCGTCATCAGCGCAACACACGTGTATCTCGAACAGCGCGAAGGCCGCGTCTACCGGAACATGTTGCAGACCGATGCGGCCATTAACAGCGGGAACAGTGGCGGACCGCTGGTGAACGGACTCGGCGAGGTCATCGGCATTAATACCGTGATTTACACACCGAATCAGGGGAGTGTCGGTCTCGGCTTTGCGCTGCCCATCAATCGTGTGAAGGAGATCGTCGAAATACTGCGCAAGGACGGCAAGGTGAACCGCGAGTTTTATCCCGGCTTCCGTGTACAGCCCGTGAATTCAGCCGTGGCGCGCGCATACAAGCTCGATCGCGTCGAGGGAGTGATCGTGACCGACATCGACAGGCGCGGCGCGGCACAGGCGGCCGGACTCGAAGTGGCCGACATCATCGTGCGCGCAAACGACGAGCCGGTGATGGCGATCGACAATCTCGAGGGACTCGTCCGCTATTCAAAGGTCGGCGATGTGATCCGGCTTCAGGTACTGCGCGACCGTAAACAACTTTCCATCGATCTCGAACTCAAGGCGAAATAA